CTTGTGTTATTTTTCCCCCGGCTGGGAAGTTCTTACAGCTAACGGAACGCGCAgcaattgaattttatttttaagccCATCATGTCAGTGGTGCGTTGGAGGCTGCGCCCCGTTCAGTTTGCCCTCTGGCTGGGCTGCACTGGTGTGCTTTACCCTTGCATTACCCAACGTCAGCACCACCGCACACAGCgaggaaataaacaacaacaaccaaaaagtCGGCCGATGTTAATTGAGGCTCGTCTGTACGCTTTTCCCTTCTCATCGTCTCTCTCACTACTTCTTCGCGATGCAATCATCTCGTGCGGGGTATGATCGATCGTAGGTCCGCATGCatcagcacatacacacacacgcacacttactACAGCATTGCTGGCCTACTGAGATGAGCTGGGGACTGCGATTGTGCGTTAGGACACAGTTCACACAACCTACCTTCAACTCGCCCGTCGAAAGGTTGGGCGTTTGCTTCAACGGACGCATCTACACATTTGGGCATCATGGATGTCGGTGCACTTTTTAactaatttaacatttttttcaacataACTTTGCCGAGTGAGTTGCCGTGGGTTTAAATTTATCATACGTGAAAGTTCTTTCACCAAACGCGCGCCCATGACCTTTCTATGCGCCGCCCGACCCGCCGTTTACGCTCGTCGGGCGCGTCGGAAGCACCCAGTTATGCATGTTGTGGCAGCAATGAAAAGATCGTAAATTGTGTGAGCAAGTTGCACACGCTCCTGTCATGCGGAGGGAAGGTAGAGGGAAGCAACGCAACGCCGACTCACCGGATTAAAATTAGAGCTGCAGAAAAAAGCTCATTTCGACCGCAGTAGCTTTCGTTGATTCATGAAGCGTTTGTTGTGGCTGTGTTTAATGTGTGGTggtctttttttcctctgctcCGATGACAAGCGATGGGAAGCAGTGATAtataaatttgacaatttACGAGCTCCTAATGAAACCACCAGGGAGTGAGTGTTTGTGCTAAAGTTATCTCAATGTAAAACGTGTCAGACTGGTCTAATTTCATAGTTGCGGGATTGAACTAttgttgttttaaaaacaaaatcacacatTGAAATTAGtacaaaacagaagaaaaaaggagcaaattgcatacttttctgccataaaaaataatcgaaaatAATGACCAAATAGCTAAATACTTAAAgctaaaatagcaaaaaagttGTTATAATATTTATGGCTTAAGAACTGCGTGAGTTTCCCCTTTCGATAATTAAATGCTATTGATTAATAtttccattattttttatgtattctGTTGTTATTAGTTATTCTAGTCTTTTATTTCCTGTACTgacgatttttttatcttaCTTTTACAGTTCACAGGGTgttgacaaaaaaaagctagTAAATTGAAATATGTTGTTTAAAATATCAAGTTCTTGCTTCTTTACAGACTACTATATTGAATCATGTCTAAATATTCAATACTAAATTGAAACGTTAATCTCATTTACGACTAGCAATCACATCCATGGTTTTATTACTCACAACTGTTAGTGTTATGATTTCAAAGATCTaatttgcaaaattacacCACAATTGCAATtacccacaattcacctatcttgggtcaaaggtcagcaacgacaacagcatggaagctgagttgcgcgcaaggatgctggctgccaaccggtcattctacagcctgaaaaagcagtttacctcaaagaacctgtcgcgacggacgaagctgggcctatatagtacctatatagtaccagtactcacatacgcctctgagacatggacactgtccaaatctgacgaaaccctcttagccgcgttcgagaggaagatgctcagaaggatacttggccccgtatgtgtggaaggacaatggaggagccgctataatgacgagctatacgatgtacggcgaccctcactgtcgtacaccgtataaagctcgccaggctccgggtggtggccatgttatacgcatggaaacggacgacccagcccgtaaagtctttttaggccgtccacaaggacagaggaggcgtggtaggcccaatgAAGgtggcgtccgccattaaggccgggataacggactggcagaacgaaggcgcgagaccgtgagcggtttcggacactcctgaggcaccaagaccgcaaagcggttgtagtgccgataagtaagtaagtaagtatttgcaaaaagctgtttatttgtttgtttatttgtcatTTAGTATCTTGTATATACTTGCTGAGACACTTAGTTGTATAATAAATCCTTAATTCATCTAGAAACTTAGCTACAACGTTATCAATGAGGACACGAGAGACCATTGGTTTTGAACTGGGTTTTACTAATGTTGAAGTCAAAGAATCTTGGTATTTGTTGAAGCTTTGTATCGTTTGGTTCATATGCGCATTATAGGAATATGCAGATCTTAAGAACGTAGGTCTTCGCAGCTCAAGTGACCTAAGATGTCTTTAAAGAGCATAAAGATTCAGCTTTTCTAGCTGGTAGGGAAGGTCGCTGTCCCCGCTTATTAACTTCACGACAAAAGCAGCCTGCAATGCCTGTCGTCTATATTCTGAAGTTAGCTACAGAAATGTTAGAAAAATACCCTTTTTATTGAACATAaagttcttctttttctttagcacaacaaccgttgtcgccCAAGACCTGCTTGTACTACTACTGGGCTTGGCTTTTAGTCAtttattgattacccatagcagaTAATCAGACATACGTATGGGGGAACGGTcaattcgggacttgaacccatgttggacatgttgttaagtcgtacgagttgacgagtGTACTACGAGATCGTCTAACATAAAGTTCGCGTTGTCAATAAAATGGTAACTGCATGttaagaaaatgaaattatttgatCTAAACAGATGATAATTAATACATAAAGATAAGGCATTATATgcgataaataaaattaaactaaggatacaaaacaataaacattcaacgAAGTTGGTGATTGGATGTGATCTAAACATATGATAAACAGCTTATTTACAAATTTACTTCTTTTTGTAAGTTAAAACGACTGAAAGAGACTAAATATTTAGTTATAAATGAAATTGTATATTTCAACCATACGATTCACAATTTGCACCAAACTAGAAGAAACTTTCTCCAGAAGAAATGCAACAAGCTTCTGTGTAATAATGCCCATTTCATAGCCGCCCATCACGATCCCCCTCCGCGCAGCCGGCCGGGTACCATCATCGTTTCCCCTCCCAGCAGCCTGGCGATCATATCGCAACACTACGAATGGCCGAATTGTGCGCGGGGCTACTGATCCCGATCTGTTTTCCCGCTGCCTGGCAGTCGGTCAGTTGACCGAACCAGGCAGCCCGCATGCTCGGGCGCGCCCGTGCCCGCGATCatgtaatgtgtgtgtgtgtatatgtatggCTGCTGCGTTCGTTCGGGATGATTATTTTAAGTGTGTGTTCATTATGCTGCCGACGGCCAACACGGTCCACAGTCAGTGACCGTGTTGTAGCATGATCCCGCCTGGGCAAGGGGAACCCCTTCCCCGCCCGTTCCGCTGTGCCCGTTACGCTGCGTTGAGTTTCCAACACACCGCAtcggtatgtttgtgtgtgtgcgcgctggaAGATTCCATGCTTGAACATTGCTTCCGGATCCAAAAAGACCAAACGGGACCAGCCACGAGCCAACCGGTGGCAAGTACCGGCCAACTTTGACGGGCCTGAGGGGCACattgcgcgcgtgtgtgtgtgtgcgtaacgGTGCTGTCAAATACTTGCCAGCGGATGTCGGGTCACGGCCGTCATGTCTGTCTGGTACGCTGCTTCAGGCCGTCAACAGATTGTCGAGCGGGTTGCAACAGTTCGAGCAATCGGCAGGCTGGCCACCGCAGACCACACACTGCCGATCGATGTCCTGCCAGCAGCCGGCACAGTAGCGAAGGAAGCAGTCCGCCGCTGACACTCCTGCGGTGCTCCGACGCCCCGACACACCGCACACCGTCGACCGGTGTGGGTCCAGCCGAACCAGTTTGGATGATGCAAGGCGAGCCGGTCACAAAACGGGAGCACTCGGCAGGAGCCACTACTGTCCGCTAACTGTAAGATGCGCCCGGGAGGGTCGCCTGCAGGGTGCGCGTCTGCCGCAGGACACGATTGTACAGGTAAGCGGTACGCATCTGCTCGCGGCCAGGATAGAAAAAGGAGCAGATGAGACGGCGAGCCCGCTGGACGTACGCTTCGGTCGTTATGAGAAGGGCCAGCAGCGCGAACAGTCCATAAATGCCGGCGACGGTCCAGCCCGACAATGGCACTGGGCGCGGAAGGCACGCTTCGTTCGAGGCGTGGAAATCTAACCGTTCGTTTGTGCGGAATCCTTCGGCAGTGTTGCGCACCAGCTCGGCGAGGGCTCCCGTACCGGTCACCTGGTTGGGGATGAAGAACTGATAAACCATGTTCCAAAAAAAATCTTTGATCCACTTGAAACCTTTTCCAAAGACACACCGTCACGTTAACGCCATGGAATCCTTGCTGATGATACTCAATGCGCGAATGGCGAGCCACTATGTCGAGCGTTTCATACAGCAGTGCGTCCATCAGCAGCAGAACGGTCGTCGAAAGGCAATGAAACAGCAGCGTAGCGAAGGATCCAACAATGTGGCGCAGTTCCAGCTTGTTCCAAATGCCTGCCCCCGTGTCAATCAGTTCCGATTGCTGGATCGCCCGCAAAGGGAGCAGCGAAAAGCCATCTCCATCACACGGCGAGCGTCGAGCGCTCGAAACTGATCCGTTATGTAGAAGTTGTTGAAAGTGATCCTCCAAAGGTACGCATTATGGTATCGGACCGAGCTGAATATCACACGGAGAAAGATGAACGCAAACACTTTGCGCACAAAGTAGCTCACCAAGCGGAGGaagtgtttctttttgctgAATTCTTCCCCCATCTGTTTGGACGCTTTCTTGATGGTTCTGGGTGAAATTTGGAGCCTGGTTGTACGCATTCATCCACATGTAAATGACCCAAAAAGGAACTTACATGTAACCGGAATGGTTTCGCAAATCCGGCACCTGATAATCGATCCCGATGCCACCGACTCCCCCCCCAGCGCTGTTGTCTGCTGTTCGTCTGGCTTGAGCAGGCGATAGTTTGCGCCGAAATCCTCATCCAGCACGTCCTCCATGCGGCACACGGCACCAACCCCGAACAGTTCGGCCGAGCTGCAGGCCACATCCAGCTTCATCGGCCAGCAGAGCAGCGTGTTGACGAGCGGTGGCAAGCTTTCGCTACACTCGTCGTACGACCGCTCGAACGCCGCCTTGCACCGGTCCACGCCCGTCGCTAGCTGGGCCAGGCAGCGCTCGTTAAGCTTGGCCACGTACGCCTGCTGATAAGCGGCTGCGGAACGAATCG
This genomic window from Anopheles merus strain MAF unplaced genomic scaffold, AmerM5.1 LNR4000364, whole genome shotgun sequence contains:
- the LOC121602228 gene encoding LOW QUALITY PROTEIN: protein sneaky-like (The sequence of the model RefSeq protein was modified relative to this genomic sequence to represent the inferred CDS: inserted 5 bases in 5 codons), which produces LPDTVRFYFGLTVAVALAVGCSFSAQARCVCALCWVGFFGKAGRNLLKTLTLTLILTGPIENATLNGREXVRVLTCSAELAFNLTLTRVDLMTKPFXNALLQGRDRLPELKQEFSAIVSIVEPIVREVEHSGRGGGVRRDCGRCGIDGPIRSAAAYQQAYVAKLNERCLAQLATGVDRCKAAFERSYDECSESLPPLVNTLLCWPMKLDVACSSAELFGVGAVCRMEDVLDEDFGANYRLLKVGGIGIDYQVPDLRNHSGYITIKKASKQMGEEFSKKKHFLRLVSYFVRKVFAFIFLRVIFSSVRYHNAYLWRITFNNFYITDQFRALDARRVMXDGFSLLPLRAIQQSELIDTGAGIWNKLELRHIVGSFATLLFHCLSTTVLLLMDALLYETLDIVARHSRIEYHQQGFHGVNVTVTGTGALAELVRNTAEGFRTNERLDFHASNEACLPRPVPLSGWTVAGIYGLFALLALLITTEAYVQRARRLICSFFYPGREQMRTAYLYNRVLRQTRTLQATLXGRILQLADSSGSCRVLPFCDRLALHHPNWFGWTHTGRRCAVCRGVGAPQECQRXDCFLRYCAGCWQDIDRQCVVCGGQPADCSNCCNPLDNLLTA